The following coding sequences are from one Streptomyces sp. TLI_235 window:
- a CDS encoding pimeloyl-ACP methyl ester carboxylesterase, whose protein sequence is MNPATDPVLPPLAEWIAGGSRLPVRGPRGAHTLFVRQDGPPAGRPVTLLHGFPTSSHDWAGVAPRLAASGCRVTTLDLLGFGESDKPRRHAYSLLEQADLVEAVWRELGIGGTALVAHDYGVSVAQELLARAPSRITRAAWLNGGLYADLHRPVPVQRLLHGPLGPLLAHAMTERRFTRSMRQVLARPVADGVLHEMWLGIARADGRLLAPRLLRYIDERRTHAARWAAALEGFPGPSLFVWGPADPISGAHVLARVRERIPHAAVVELGGPPVTGHYPQVESPAEVAAALESFLRD, encoded by the coding sequence GTGAACCCGGCGACCGACCCGGTGCTGCCGCCGCTGGCGGAGTGGATCGCGGGCGGGAGCCGCCTCCCGGTCCGCGGCCCCCGCGGCGCGCACACCCTCTTCGTCCGGCAGGACGGCCCGCCCGCCGGCCGCCCGGTGACGCTGCTGCACGGCTTTCCGACCTCCTCGCACGACTGGGCGGGCGTGGCGCCCCGGCTCGCCGCGAGCGGCTGCCGGGTGACGACGCTCGACCTGCTCGGCTTCGGCGAGAGCGACAAGCCGCGCCGCCACGCGTACTCCCTGCTGGAGCAGGCGGACCTGGTGGAGGCGGTGTGGCGGGAGCTCGGGATCGGCGGCACGGCGCTGGTCGCCCACGACTACGGCGTCAGCGTCGCCCAGGAGCTGCTGGCCCGGGCCCCGTCCCGGATCACCCGGGCGGCGTGGCTGAACGGCGGGCTCTACGCCGACCTGCACCGCCCGGTGCCGGTGCAGCGGCTGCTGCACGGGCCGCTCGGTCCGCTGCTGGCCCACGCCATGACGGAGCGCCGGTTCACCCGTTCGATGCGGCAGGTGCTCGCCCGTCCGGTCGCGGACGGGGTGCTGCACGAGATGTGGCTCGGGATCGCCCGCGCCGACGGGCGGCTGCTCGCCCCGCGGCTGCTGCGCTACATCGACGAGCGGCGCACGCACGCGGCGCGCTGGGCGGCTGCGCTGGAGGGCTTCCCCGGGCCGAGCCTGTTCGTCTGGGGTCCGGCCGATCCGATCAGCGGCGCCCATGTGCTGGCCCGGGTCCGCGAGCGGATCCCGCACGCGGCGGTCGTCGAGCTCGGCGGCCCACCCGTGACCGGCCACTACCCGCAGGTGGAGAGCCCGGCCGAGGTCGCGGCGGCACTGGAGTCCTTCCTGCGGGACTGA
- a CDS encoding TetR family transcriptional regulator: protein MSAPGSAAWWRQRYAERDRRRPRAGGLSLAAITGAALEIADGEGLEALTMRHLADRLGTRHTSLYRHVASREELLVELVDRVLAEVRLPEQAADWRPALAAGAREFRRVLRGHPAVAPLFVAGQLLGPNALRAREHALGLLIGAGWPPPTAVHIYLTVMHFVIGAAQMDAGGAARTAEERAAMAELFAGLPADTHPVVRRHAELLNAPDSDQEFDFGLQALLDGFGRRQEAP from the coding sequence GTGAGCGCGCCGGGTTCGGCCGCCTGGTGGCGGCAGCGCTACGCGGAGCGGGATCGCCGGCGGCCGCGGGCCGGCGGGCTGAGCCTGGCGGCGATCACCGGCGCGGCCCTGGAGATCGCCGACGGCGAGGGGCTGGAAGCGCTGACGATGCGACACCTCGCCGACCGGCTCGGGACGCGGCACACCTCGCTGTACCGGCACGTGGCCAGCCGCGAGGAGCTGCTGGTCGAGCTGGTCGACCGGGTGCTCGCCGAGGTCCGGCTGCCCGAGCAGGCGGCCGACTGGCGCCCCGCGCTGGCCGCGGGCGCCCGCGAGTTCCGCCGCGTGCTGCGGGGGCATCCGGCGGTGGCGCCGCTGTTCGTCGCCGGGCAGCTGCTCGGCCCGAACGCGCTGCGCGCCCGCGAGCACGCCCTGGGCCTGCTGATCGGAGCGGGCTGGCCGCCCCCGACGGCCGTGCACATCTATCTGACGGTGATGCACTTCGTCATCGGAGCGGCTCAGATGGACGCGGGCGGGGCCGCGCGGACCGCCGAGGAGCGGGCCGCCATGGCCGAGCTATTCGCGGGTCTGCCGGCCGACACCCACCCGGTGGTCCGGCGCCACGCCGAGCTGCTCAACGCGCCGGACAGCGACCAGGAGTTCGACTTCGGCCTCCAGGCACTCCTGGACGGCTTCGGCCGGCGGCAGGAGGCCCCGTGA
- a CDS encoding ribulose-5-phosphate 4-epimerase/fuculose-1-phosphate aldolase, with translation MGAAGTAGPREGESVTETISAFMPVQQGLEFDLPPQFATVEEEREHRKQRLAGACRVFGRLGFSEGVAGHITVRDPEFPDMFWVNPFGLSFRQVRVSDLILVDHEGQVRHGRRPVNRAGFVIHSAIHAARPDVVAACHAHAVHGKAWSSLGRPLDPITQDACALFENHVVVSEGGGEVVVDEEAGALLAAGLGRNRAAIHRNHGIFTVGESVEEAAWWFISMERSAQAQLLAEAVGRPHVMSAEAARYTREQTGFPLAGWFSFQPLWQDVVRSDPDLFE, from the coding sequence ATGGGCGCGGCCGGAACGGCCGGCCCGCGGGAAGGGGAGAGCGTGACGGAGACGATCAGCGCGTTCATGCCGGTGCAGCAGGGGCTGGAGTTCGACCTGCCGCCGCAGTTCGCCACCGTGGAGGAGGAGCGCGAGCACCGCAAGCAGCGGCTGGCGGGCGCCTGCCGGGTGTTCGGGCGGCTCGGCTTCTCCGAGGGGGTGGCCGGGCACATCACCGTCCGCGACCCGGAGTTCCCGGACATGTTCTGGGTGAACCCGTTCGGCCTGTCCTTCCGCCAGGTCCGGGTGTCGGACCTGATCCTGGTCGACCACGAGGGGCAGGTCCGGCACGGCCGGCGGCCGGTCAACCGGGCCGGGTTCGTCATCCACTCCGCGATCCACGCGGCCCGGCCGGACGTCGTCGCGGCCTGCCACGCGCACGCGGTGCACGGCAAGGCCTGGTCGAGCCTCGGCCGCCCGCTGGACCCGATCACCCAGGACGCCTGCGCGCTGTTCGAGAACCACGTGGTGGTGTCCGAGGGCGGCGGCGAGGTGGTGGTCGACGAGGAGGCGGGCGCACTGCTCGCCGCCGGCCTCGGCCGGAACCGGGCGGCGATCCACCGGAACCACGGGATCTTCACGGTCGGCGAGTCCGTCGAGGAGGCCGCCTGGTGGTTCATCAGCATGGAGCGCAGCGCGCAGGCGCAGCTGCTCGCCGAGGCCGTCGGGCGGCCGCACGTGATGAGCGCCGAGGCGGCCCGGTACACCCGCGAGCAGACGGGCTTCCCGCTCGCCGGCTGGTTCTCCTTCCAGCCGCTGTGGCAGGACGTCGTCCGCTCCGACCCGGACCTGTTCGAGTGA
- a CDS encoding pimeloyl-ACP methyl ester carboxylesterase produces MRRAVRRVRPGAGMARSVLAWRRGADGMIDPPDTITQREHTMAISHRTVGSGPHKVLVLHDWFGSSSGWGTFLDLLDPDEFGYAFLDYRGYGERIAVEGEFTLAEIASDALALADHLGWDTFSLVGHSMGGKAAQRILAEAPTRVRRLAGVAPVPASAYPLEGGAHDLFHGAVQYPANRRAILDLVTGHRACGRWLDRMTAQSVTGSRPEAFGGYLVDWTTQDFAAKVAGSPLPVGVFVGEHDPALSAEVMRGTWLAHYPNAELTVLANSGHYPMYEIPVAFAAALEAFLRA; encoded by the coding sequence ATGCGGCGCGCGGTGCGGCGCGTGCGCCCCGGCGCCGGGATGGCGCGATCCGTGCTGGCGTGGCGCCGGGGCGCGGATGGGATGATCGACCCGCCCGACACGATCACGCAGAGGGAGCACACGATGGCGATCAGTCACCGAACGGTCGGATCCGGCCCGCACAAGGTCCTCGTCCTGCACGACTGGTTCGGCAGCAGCTCCGGCTGGGGGACGTTCCTCGACCTCCTGGACCCGGACGAGTTCGGCTACGCCTTCCTCGACTACCGCGGATACGGCGAACGGATCGCGGTGGAGGGTGAGTTCACCCTCGCCGAGATCGCCTCCGACGCGCTGGCCCTGGCCGACCACCTCGGCTGGGACACGTTCTCGCTGGTCGGGCACTCGATGGGCGGCAAGGCGGCGCAGCGGATCCTCGCCGAGGCCCCGACCCGGGTCCGCAGGCTCGCCGGTGTCGCCCCCGTCCCGGCGAGCGCCTACCCGCTGGAGGGCGGCGCCCACGACCTCTTCCACGGCGCCGTGCAGTATCCGGCCAACCGCAGGGCCATCCTCGACCTGGTCACCGGTCACCGCGCCTGCGGGCGCTGGCTGGACCGGATGACCGCCCAGTCGGTCACCGGCTCCCGGCCGGAGGCCTTCGGCGGCTACCTGGTGGACTGGACGACCCAGGACTTCGCGGCGAAGGTCGCCGGCAGCCCGCTGCCCGTCGGCGTGTTCGTCGGCGAACACGACCCCGCGCTCTCCGCCGAGGTGATGCGCGGCACCTGGCTCGCCCACTACCCGAACGCCGAGCTCACCGTCCTCGCCAACTCCGGGCACTACCCGATGTACGAGATCCCGGTGGCGTTCGCGGCGGCTCTGGAGGCCTTCCTGCGGGCCTGA
- a CDS encoding AhpD family alkylhydroperoxidase: protein MNTAATETAAATSRMSDPVELVPELKELGGWLYRATGNRSVPRTTIGLVQLRAGQLVGSTYLVVMHAGLLRKAGESEERITAVATWQDAPYFTAAERAALALVEAVLTPNPSGERVSDKLYAEAARHYEPKALATLTLAIGQVNFFVPLALIGKPVPGVAPSEQWT, encoded by the coding sequence GTGAACACCGCTGCCACCGAGACCGCCGCCGCCACCTCCCGGATGTCCGACCCCGTGGAGCTCGTCCCGGAGCTGAAGGAGCTGGGCGGCTGGCTCTACCGCGCCACCGGCAACCGCTCGGTGCCGCGCACCACGATCGGCCTCGTCCAGCTGCGTGCCGGCCAGCTCGTCGGCAGCACCTACCTGGTCGTGATGCACGCGGGCCTGCTGCGCAAGGCGGGGGAGAGCGAGGAGCGCATCACCGCCGTGGCCACCTGGCAGGACGCCCCGTACTTCACCGCCGCCGAGCGCGCCGCCCTGGCCCTGGTCGAGGCCGTGCTCACGCCGAACCCGTCCGGCGAGCGGGTCTCGGACAAGCTGTACGCCGAGGCCGCCCGCCACTACGAGCCGAAGGCGCTCGCGACCCTCACCCTCGCGATCGGACAGGTGAACTTCTTCGTCCCGCTCGCCCTGATCGGCAAGCCCGTCCCCGGGGTCGCGCCCTCCGAGCAGTGGACCTGA
- a CDS encoding PhnB protein, which yields MASRLNPYISFDGDARQAMEFYRTVFGGTLALNTYGQYGPEQAGEAAEKIMHGMLETPSGFTLMGADNPPGQEHRPGNNISVSVSGDDDAELRRYWDELSAGGTVAVPLEKQMWGDVFGMCTDRFGITWLVNISEQQA from the coding sequence ATGGCATCCCGGCTCAACCCGTACATCAGCTTCGACGGCGACGCCCGACAGGCGATGGAGTTCTACCGGACGGTGTTCGGCGGCACGCTGGCACTGAACACCTACGGTCAGTACGGCCCGGAGCAGGCCGGGGAGGCCGCCGAGAAGATCATGCACGGCATGCTGGAGACCCCGAGCGGCTTCACCCTCATGGGGGCGGACAACCCGCCCGGGCAGGAGCACCGGCCGGGCAACAACATCTCGGTGAGCGTGAGCGGCGACGACGACGCCGAGCTGCGCCGCTACTGGGACGAGCTCTCGGCCGGCGGCACGGTGGCCGTCCCGCTGGAGAAGCAGATGTGGGGCGACGTGTTCGGCATGTGCACCGACCGCTTCGGCATCACCTGGCTCGTCAACATCAGCGAGCAGCAGGCCTGA
- a CDS encoding RNA polymerase ECF family sigma subunit has translation MSVTDVREAITRAHREEWARVVAALTGRFGDLDIAEEAAAEAFATAVERWPADGVPPNPGAWLTTTANRKAIDRLRRENKRGDKQKEAQLMYDDAPPEPLGAIDDERLRLIFTCCHPALAMEARVALTLRMVGGLTVTEIARAFLVQETAMGRRITRAKAKIKAARIPYRLPTAQDLPARVSGVLAVLYLVFNEGYLATGPDTDPVRHDLTAEAIRLTRLVRALMPTDGEAAGLLALMLLIEARRTARVSPSGELIALDEQDRGAWDTALIAEGHRLVRERLAAGAAPGRYQILAAINAVHTSARDVRDTDWWQVVALYDQLVRLDPSPIIALNRAVAVAELDGPEVALAAVDRLEDRLAGYHAYHATRADLLRRLGRGQTSREAYDRAIDLAGNTAEIAYLTRRRDQLG, from the coding sequence GTGAGCGTGACCGACGTCCGGGAGGCGATCACCCGGGCCCACCGCGAGGAGTGGGCGCGGGTGGTCGCCGCCCTGACCGGACGTTTCGGTGACCTCGACATCGCCGAGGAGGCGGCCGCCGAGGCGTTCGCGACCGCCGTCGAGCGGTGGCCGGCCGACGGCGTCCCGCCCAACCCGGGCGCCTGGCTGACCACCACCGCCAACCGCAAGGCCATCGACCGGCTCCGGCGCGAGAACAAGCGCGGCGACAAGCAGAAGGAGGCTCAGCTGATGTACGACGACGCACCGCCCGAGCCTCTCGGCGCCATCGACGACGAGCGGCTCCGGCTGATCTTCACCTGCTGTCACCCGGCGCTGGCGATGGAGGCCCGGGTGGCGCTGACGCTGCGCATGGTCGGCGGTCTGACCGTGACCGAGATCGCCCGTGCCTTCCTGGTGCAGGAGACCGCCATGGGCCGGCGGATCACCCGCGCGAAGGCCAAGATCAAGGCGGCTCGCATCCCCTATCGGCTGCCGACCGCGCAGGATCTCCCGGCACGCGTGTCCGGCGTACTGGCCGTGCTCTACCTCGTCTTCAACGAGGGCTACCTGGCGACCGGCCCCGACACCGATCCCGTACGTCACGACCTCACCGCCGAGGCGATCCGGCTCACCCGCCTCGTCCGGGCCCTCATGCCGACCGACGGCGAGGCGGCCGGGCTGCTGGCGCTGATGCTCCTCATCGAGGCCCGCCGTACCGCCCGGGTCTCGCCGAGCGGCGAACTGATCGCGCTCGACGAGCAGGACCGTGGGGCCTGGGACACTGCGCTGATCGCCGAGGGCCACCGGCTGGTACGCGAGCGCCTGGCCGCCGGTGCGGCTCCGGGCCGCTACCAGATCCTCGCGGCGATCAATGCCGTGCACACCTCCGCCCGCGACGTGCGCGACACCGACTGGTGGCAGGTCGTCGCCCTCTACGACCAGCTCGTCCGCCTCGACCCCTCGCCGATCATCGCGCTCAACCGGGCCGTCGCGGTCGCCGAGCTCGACGGCCCGGAGGTGGCGCTGGCGGCCGTCGACCGACTCGAGGACAGGCTGGCGGGCTACCACGCCTACCACGCGACACGCGCCGACCTGCTGCGCCGGCTTGGCCGCGGTCAGACGTCGCGTGAGGCCTACGACAGAGCCATCGATCTGGCGGGCAACACCGCCGAGATCGCCTACCTGACGCGCCGCCGCGACCAGCTGGGGTAG
- a CDS encoding NAD(P)H-dependent FMN reductase: MTADGSPGPVRVFVLGASLRADSLNGRLAALVARLVDEAGARADPAGLRDFPMPLYDGDVESAGGLPPGALALRERIAACDAFVISAPEYNASVPGALKNAVDWVSRVRPQPFKVKHALLVSASPSMVGGNRGLWALRVPLEHLGTRVYPDMFSLARAHQAFTDDGDLADPGLRARLAETVGSFLRLVEADTRYVCLQRRWYEFLGDRTDAAVTERSEE, from the coding sequence ATGACGGCGGACGGATCACCGGGCCCGGTGCGGGTGTTCGTCCTCGGCGCGTCGCTGCGCGCCGACTCGCTCAACGGGCGGCTGGCCGCGCTGGTCGCCCGGCTGGTGGACGAGGCGGGCGCGAGGGCCGATCCGGCGGGCCTGCGGGACTTCCCGATGCCGCTCTACGACGGGGACGTCGAGTCCGCCGGCGGGCTCCCGCCGGGGGCGTTGGCGCTGCGCGAGCGGATCGCCGCCTGCGATGCCTTCGTCATCTCCGCCCCGGAGTACAACGCCTCGGTGCCCGGTGCGCTGAAGAACGCGGTGGACTGGGTCTCCCGGGTGCGGCCGCAGCCGTTCAAGGTCAAGCACGCCCTGCTGGTCTCGGCCTCGCCGTCGATGGTGGGCGGCAACCGCGGGCTGTGGGCGCTGCGGGTGCCGCTCGAACACCTGGGCACCCGGGTCTACCCGGACATGTTCAGCCTCGCGCGGGCGCACCAGGCCTTCACCGACGACGGGGATCTGGCCGACCCGGGGCTCCGGGCCAGGCTGGCGGAGACCGTCGGCTCGTTCCTCCGGCTGGTGGAGGCGGACACCCGGTACGTGTGCCTGCAGCGGCGCTGGTACGAGTTCCTCGGCGATCGCACGGACGCCGCGGTCACCGAGCGGTCCGAGGAGTGA
- a CDS encoding catechol 2,3-dioxygenase-like lactoylglutathione lyase family enzyme, producing the protein MADFPTEGMELTRLLVVSDLARSRAWYEDVLGAEVERAYEGACVLRLLGAWLLLVTAGGPTPDKPTVAFEPPGDPDRVSAETIFRVPDCRGAYRTLRERGASFLAPPLDRGREIRAFFRDPDGHLFEISELTR; encoded by the coding sequence GTGGCGGACTTCCCGACCGAGGGCATGGAGCTGACCCGGCTGCTCGTCGTCTCCGACCTCGCCCGCTCGCGCGCCTGGTACGAGGACGTGCTCGGCGCCGAGGTCGAGCGCGCGTACGAGGGGGCGTGCGTGCTGCGGCTGCTCGGCGCGTGGCTGCTCCTGGTGACCGCCGGCGGGCCGACCCCGGACAAGCCCACCGTCGCGTTCGAGCCGCCCGGCGACCCGGACCGGGTCAGCGCGGAGACGATCTTCCGGGTGCCGGACTGCCGCGGCGCCTACCGGACCCTGCGGGAGCGCGGCGCGAGCTTCCTCGCCCCGCCGCTCGACCGCGGCCGCGAGATCCGGGCCTTCTTCCGTGACCCCGACGGCCACCTGTTCGAGATCAGCGAGCTGACCCGCTGA
- a CDS encoding ornithine cyclodeaminase, translating into MSGVLVLDRAQTRAALDPAEVTGAVARALVAIARGEVSAPPRIAARAPAGLLGAMPGHVPGLGLAAKLVSVFADPAAPGRSHHRGVVALFDEREGRPLALMDAEPLTAVRTAACATVAMRALAVPEPRRVAVIGTGTQAHAQLALLAGLGPGTQVVVGGRDAERTRRAAAVHPRAAAETVAGALAGADVVFCCTDAAEPVLDRDRLAPGAHVGSVGGSRGPELDAATVRDGSLFVEWPGAGSAPPAGAHELQGVPAERLTLIGSVLDGSRPGRRSPDELTVFKSTGHAALDVAAASVVHRLARTRGLGTVVDL; encoded by the coding sequence GTGAGCGGCGTCCTGGTGCTCGACCGGGCGCAGACCCGGGCCGCCCTGGACCCGGCGGAGGTGACCGGTGCCGTCGCCCGAGCCCTCGTCGCGATCGCCCGCGGCGAGGTGTCCGCCCCGCCGCGGATCGCCGCCCGGGCCCCCGCCGGGCTGCTCGGCGCCATGCCCGGCCATGTGCCCGGGCTGGGGCTGGCGGCCAAACTCGTCTCGGTCTTCGCCGACCCTGCCGCACCCGGGCGCAGCCACCACCGCGGCGTGGTCGCCCTCTTCGACGAGCGGGAGGGTCGGCCGCTCGCCCTGATGGACGCCGAGCCGCTGACCGCCGTCCGGACGGCGGCCTGCGCCACGGTGGCGATGCGCGCGCTGGCCGTGCCCGAACCGCGCCGGGTGGCCGTCATCGGCACCGGCACCCAGGCGCACGCCCAGCTCGCCCTGCTGGCCGGGCTCGGCCCCGGGACGCAGGTGGTGGTCGGCGGCCGGGACGCCGAACGGACCCGCCGGGCGGCCGCCGTGCATCCGCGCGCCGCGGCCGAGACCGTCGCGGGCGCGCTGGCCGGCGCCGACGTGGTGTTCTGCTGCACCGACGCCGCGGAGCCCGTCCTCGACCGGGACCGTCTGGCACCCGGCGCCCACGTCGGTTCGGTGGGCGGATCCCGCGGGCCGGAGCTGGACGCCGCGACCGTCCGCGACGGCTCGCTGTTCGTCGAATGGCCCGGCGCCGGCTCGGCCCCGCCGGCCGGTGCGCACGAACTGCAGGGCGTCCCCGCCGAGCGCCTGACGCTCATCGGCTCGGTCCTGGACGGCTCCCGGCCCGGCCGCCGCTCCCCCGACGAGCTGACGGTCTTCAAGTCCACCGGCCACGCCGCCCTGGACGTCGCCGCCGCCTCCGTGGTCCACCGCCTGGCCCGCACCCGGGGCCTCGGCACCGTGGTCGACCTCTGA
- a CDS encoding IclR family transcriptional regulator, with the protein MAGDPPRSAVDKALDLVEAVARAERPARLSDLARSVDLHRATAYRILLDLVRRGWVLRVGDTYLPGAAALQVSAAALRNSLAALARPGLEDLSRTTGMMVNLQVLEGDRARVVDVVRPERLAVISHLSGEALPVHRFAGPLALVAALPEEARAPYLRPAEEAGHPLTGEDGLLADLARVERTGVALERGRNEKPVASISRAVRAADGTPVCALTVVGLDAEFDEPALEGLTAALLAAAGSLEDVLAGRSAARTADGGTDGGAA; encoded by the coding sequence ATGGCAGGGGATCCTCCCCGTTCCGCGGTCGACAAGGCCCTCGACCTGGTTGAGGCGGTCGCCCGCGCCGAGCGGCCGGCCCGGCTCTCGGACCTCGCGCGGTCGGTCGACCTGCACCGGGCGACGGCCTACCGGATCCTGCTGGACCTGGTGCGCCGGGGCTGGGTGCTGCGGGTCGGCGACACCTACCTGCCCGGTGCGGCTGCGTTGCAGGTCTCGGCGGCGGCCCTGCGGAACTCGCTCGCGGCACTCGCCCGCCCGGGGCTGGAGGACCTGTCGCGGACCACCGGCATGATGGTGAACCTCCAGGTGCTGGAGGGCGACCGGGCCCGGGTGGTGGACGTGGTGCGGCCCGAGCGGCTGGCCGTGATCTCCCACCTGAGCGGCGAGGCGCTGCCGGTGCACCGGTTCGCCGGACCGCTGGCGCTGGTGGCGGCACTGCCCGAGGAAGCGCGGGCGCCCTATCTGCGTCCGGCCGAGGAGGCGGGCCATCCGCTCACCGGCGAGGACGGCCTGCTCGCCGACCTCGCCCGGGTCGAGCGGACAGGGGTCGCACTGGAGCGCGGCCGCAACGAGAAGCCCGTCGCGTCGATCAGCCGGGCGGTGCGCGCCGCCGACGGCACCCCGGTCTGCGCGCTGACGGTGGTCGGGCTGGACGCCGAGTTCGACGAGCCCGCGCTGGAGGGGCTGACCGCGGCGCTACTGGCCGCCGCCGGCAGCCTGGAGGACGTGCTGGCGGGCCGGTCCGCCGCGCGGACCGCGGACGGCGGCACGGACGGCGGCGCGGCGTGA